A window from Vulpes vulpes isolate BD-2025 chromosome 9, VulVul3, whole genome shotgun sequence encodes these proteins:
- the JAGN1 gene encoding protein jagunal homolog 1 isoform X2, with translation MSVGHLRLLSHDQVAMPYQWEYPYLLSIVPSLLGLLSFPRNNISYLVLSMISMGLFSIAPLIYGSMEMFPAAQQLYRHGKAYRFLFGFSAVSVMYLVLVLAVQVHAWQLYYSKKLLDSWFTSTQEKKRK, from the coding sequence ATGAGCGTGGGACACCTGAGGCTATTGTCGCATGATCAGGTGGCCATGCCCTATCAGTGGGAATACCCGTATCTGCTGAGCATTGTGCCCTCTCTCTTgggcctcctctccttccctcgaAACAACATTAGCTACCTCGTGCTCTCCATGATCAGCATGGGGCTCTTTTCCATAGCTCCCCTCATTTATGGCAGCATGGAGATGTTCCCTGCTGCACAGCAGCTCTACCGCCATGGAAAGGCTTACCGCTTCCTCTTTGGTTTTTCTGCCGTCTCTGTCATGTACCTGGTGTTGGTGCTGGCAGTTCAAGTGCATGCCTGGCAGTTATACTACAGCAAGAAGCTCCTAGACTCTTGGTTCACCAGCACACAGGAGAAGAAGCGTAAATGA